A single region of the Streptomyces sp. ITFR-16 genome encodes:
- a CDS encoding cation acetate symporter encodes MSGNHQTLALLLFSVFIAVTLGITTWVSRNRHGSAEEFYAGGRLFSPMENGFAIAGDYMSAASFLGISGLIALFGYDGMLYSVGFLVAWLVVLLLVAELVRNCGRFTLADVVAARMAERPVRIAAGTSSVTVSVLYLVAQMVGAGSLVALLLGGTSGAARSWTVIGVGALMVVYVSLGGMRATTWIQIVKAVLLMVGTVVLTVLVLVHFHGNINELLNSAADRSGYGKEFLSPGLRYGGSWTARIDFISLGLALVLGTAGLPHILSRFYTVPTARAARRSVVWSIGLIGSFYLMTIVLGFGAAALVGSADVRESNPAGNTAVPLLALVLGGGEGSTGGTILFAVVAAVAFATILAVVAGITLASSASVAHDLYASLRRPGSKQHSEVAVARVAAAGIGVAAIGLGLLAQDLNVAFLVGLAFAVAASANLPVLLYSLFWRNFTTRGAVWSVYGGLIPAVLLVLLSPVVSGSPTSLLPGVDFQLFPLENPGLVSIPLGFLAGWIGTVTATEPPDAAKHAETEVRALTGAGAV; translated from the coding sequence TTGAGCGGCAACCACCAGACCCTGGCCCTCCTGCTGTTCAGCGTCTTCATCGCGGTGACCCTCGGCATCACCACCTGGGTGAGCCGCAACAGACACGGTTCGGCGGAGGAGTTCTATGCGGGCGGCCGTCTGTTCTCCCCGATGGAAAACGGTTTCGCCATTGCCGGCGACTACATGTCGGCCGCCTCCTTCCTCGGTATCTCCGGTCTGATCGCCCTCTTCGGCTACGACGGCATGCTCTACTCGGTCGGCTTCCTGGTCGCCTGGCTCGTCGTCCTGCTGCTGGTAGCCGAACTCGTCCGCAACTGCGGGCGGTTCACCCTCGCCGATGTCGTTGCGGCCCGGATGGCGGAGCGGCCGGTCCGGATCGCGGCGGGCACGTCCTCCGTCACCGTCTCCGTGCTCTATCTGGTGGCGCAGATGGTGGGCGCCGGGAGTCTGGTGGCCCTGCTGCTCGGCGGGACGAGCGGCGCCGCCCGATCGTGGACCGTCATCGGTGTCGGGGCGCTCATGGTGGTCTATGTGTCGCTCGGCGGCATGCGCGCCACCACCTGGATCCAGATCGTCAAGGCCGTCCTGCTGATGGTGGGCACGGTCGTGCTCACCGTGCTCGTCCTGGTCCACTTCCACGGCAACATCAACGAGTTGCTCAACTCCGCCGCCGACCGCAGTGGATACGGCAAGGAGTTCCTCTCGCCCGGCCTCCGGTACGGCGGGAGCTGGACGGCGCGCATCGACTTCATCAGCCTCGGGCTGGCCCTGGTCCTCGGCACGGCGGGCCTGCCGCACATCCTGTCGCGCTTCTACACCGTCCCCACCGCCCGCGCCGCCCGCCGGTCGGTCGTCTGGTCCATCGGCCTCATCGGCAGCTTCTACCTGATGACGATCGTCCTGGGGTTCGGGGCGGCCGCGCTGGTCGGCTCCGCCGACGTACGGGAGTCGAATCCCGCCGGGAACACGGCCGTTCCGCTGCTGGCCCTGGTGCTCGGCGGGGGCGAGGGGTCCACCGGGGGGACGATCCTGTTCGCGGTGGTCGCCGCCGTCGCCTTCGCCACCATCCTCGCCGTGGTCGCCGGGATCACGCTCGCCTCGTCCGCCTCCGTCGCCCACGACCTCTACGCGTCGCTGCGGCGTCCGGGCTCCAAGCAGCACAGCGAGGTCGCCGTGGCCCGGGTGGCGGCGGCCGGGATCGGGGTGGCCGCCATCGGCCTCGGCCTGCTCGCCCAGGACCTGAACGTGGCGTTCCTGGTGGGCCTGGCCTTCGCGGTGGCCGCCTCGGCCAACCTGCCGGTGCTGCTCTACTCCCTGTTCTGGCGGAACTTCACCACCCGTGGCGCGGTCTGGTCGGTCTACGGCGGGCTGATCCCCGCCGTGCTGCTCGTTCTGCTCTCCCCGGTCGTCTCCGGCAGCCCCACCTCGCTCCTGCCCGGGGTGGACTTCCAGCTCTTCCCGCTGGAGAACCCCGGACTGGTCTCCATTCCGCTGGGGTTCCTCGCCGGCTGGATCGGCACCGTCACCGCGACCGAGCCGCCCGACGCGGCCAAGCACGCGGAGACCGAGGTACGTGCGCTGACCGGGGCGGGCGCGGTCTGA
- a CDS encoding DUF485 domain-containing protein encodes MRLDDPWYDALASGWGELDGTGSFAPAGVPGPAAPQDDHSAADIYLEVQRSEAFQEVRRRYRRFVVPATLAFLVWYLAYVVTAVTAPGLMARPVAGAVNVAMVVGLGQFLTTFLLTGAYARHARLRRDRAALDLRWETQEMTRGIGR; translated from the coding sequence ATGCGACTCGACGACCCGTGGTACGACGCGCTGGCCTCCGGCTGGGGGGAGCTGGACGGGACGGGCAGCTTCGCGCCCGCCGGGGTGCCGGGTCCCGCCGCACCCCAGGACGACCACAGTGCGGCGGACATCTATCTGGAGGTGCAGCGCAGCGAGGCCTTCCAGGAGGTGCGCCGTCGCTACCGGCGCTTCGTCGTCCCCGCCACGCTCGCCTTCCTCGTCTGGTACCTCGCCTATGTGGTCACCGCGGTCACCGCTCCCGGGCTGATGGCCCGTCCGGTGGCCGGGGCCGTCAATGTGGCCATGGTCGTGGGGCTCGGGCAGTTCCTCACCACGTTCCTGCTCACCGGGGCGTACGCACGGCATGCGCGGCTGCGCAGAGACCGGGCCGCGCTCGATCTGCGCTGGGAAACCCAGGAGATGACGCGGGGGATCGGGCGTTGA
- a CDS encoding response regulator transcription factor, which yields MTARVVVADDQSVVREGIVMLLGLLPGIEVVGAAKDGEEAVELVAELSPDVVLMDLRMPRCDGVEATRRIREEYPGTQVVVLTTFADDDSLFPALRAGARGYLTKDAGGDEIVRAVQAVLSGEAGLSPTVQRRLLEQVTTGPLPVGGDGEPELPDGMTPREAEVLVLIAEGMSNAEIARSLHISQATVKSHINNLFAKAGLRDRAQAVRYAYVRGLARPPGTSFT from the coding sequence GTGACCGCGCGGGTGGTGGTGGCCGACGACCAGTCGGTGGTGCGCGAGGGCATCGTCATGCTGCTGGGCCTGCTGCCCGGGATCGAGGTGGTCGGTGCGGCGAAGGACGGCGAGGAGGCGGTCGAGCTGGTGGCCGAACTCTCGCCGGATGTGGTCCTGATGGATCTGCGGATGCCGCGCTGCGACGGGGTGGAGGCGACGCGGCGCATCCGCGAGGAGTATCCGGGCACCCAGGTCGTGGTCCTCACGACCTTCGCCGACGACGACTCGCTCTTTCCCGCGCTCCGGGCGGGGGCCCGCGGCTATCTCACCAAGGACGCGGGGGGCGACGAGATCGTGCGGGCCGTCCAGGCCGTGCTGTCCGGCGAGGCCGGGCTCTCGCCCACGGTGCAGCGACGGCTGCTGGAGCAGGTCACCACGGGGCCGCTGCCGGTTGGCGGGGACGGTGAGCCGGAGCTGCCCGACGGGATGACTCCCCGTGAGGCCGAGGTGCTCGTCCTGATCGCCGAGGGGATGTCCAACGCGGAGATCGCGCGCAGTCTGCACATCTCGCAGGCCACGGTGAAGAGCCACATCAACAACCTCTTCGCCAAGGCTGGGCTCCGCGACCGGGCCCAGGCGGTGCGCTATGCGTACGTTCGAGGGCTCGCACGTCCGCCCGGGACATCCTTCACCTGA
- a CDS encoding sensor histidine kinase, producing the protein MTPAAWTSWPSREALARESRTRSRTVIHWAVRVGLLTLMLWGTFTGGLFGPWEIVIGLFGVLGCALLAVAFFRTTLENRLGPSLGLLGLLILAAFGAQQAGASVPAVVLWCGCAVAALERLPLAAGIVPTALALGAYAVVDTDDWPTTAVTTAGLCLGGYVLRLDAEARGSAQRLLAQERAARVAEAETAALDERSRIAREIHDVLAHSLSAQLVHLEAARLLIEREPAGEFRDQVLERVVAARSMAREGLAETRQALSALRGEVSPVEDFLRQLVTAEPAEVRVEGERRTLTAEASQTVRRVAQEALTNVRKHAPGARVLIRLEYRPDGIALEVRDWGGQGPGGDLAVSGSGYGLLGMRERAELLGGTLEAGPGEEGFVVSLRVPA; encoded by the coding sequence GTGACACCCGCTGCCTGGACGAGCTGGCCGTCGAGGGAGGCCCTCGCCAGGGAGTCCCGCACGCGGTCGCGGACCGTGATCCACTGGGCCGTCCGGGTGGGGCTGCTGACCCTGATGCTCTGGGGCACGTTCACCGGAGGGCTGTTCGGGCCCTGGGAGATCGTGATCGGCCTGTTCGGGGTGCTGGGGTGCGCGCTGCTCGCGGTCGCCTTCTTCCGGACCACCCTGGAGAACCGGCTCGGGCCTTCGCTGGGTCTGCTCGGCCTGCTGATCCTGGCCGCGTTCGGAGCGCAGCAGGCCGGTGCCTCGGTGCCTGCGGTGGTGCTCTGGTGCGGCTGTGCGGTCGCCGCCCTGGAGCGGCTGCCGCTGGCGGCGGGGATCGTGCCCACCGCGCTGGCGCTCGGGGCCTATGCCGTGGTGGACACCGACGACTGGCCGACCACGGCCGTGACCACCGCGGGTCTCTGTCTCGGGGGGTACGTGCTCCGCCTGGACGCCGAGGCGCGTGGAAGCGCGCAACGGCTGCTGGCCCAGGAGCGGGCGGCCCGGGTGGCGGAGGCGGAGACGGCCGCGCTCGACGAGCGCTCCCGGATCGCCCGGGAGATCCATGACGTGCTCGCGCACAGCCTCTCCGCGCAGCTGGTCCACTTGGAGGCGGCGCGGCTGCTGATCGAGAGGGAGCCTGCGGGGGAGTTCCGGGACCAGGTGCTGGAGCGGGTGGTCGCGGCCCGCTCCATGGCCCGTGAGGGGCTCGCGGAGACCCGTCAGGCGCTCTCCGCCCTGCGCGGCGAGGTGTCGCCGGTGGAGGACTTCCTGCGGCAGCTGGTGACGGCGGAGCCGGCCGAGGTCAGGGTGGAGGGGGAGCGCCGGACGCTGACGGCCGAGGCGTCGCAGACCGTGCGGCGCGTGGCGCAGGAGGCGCTGACCAATGTCCGCAAGCACGCGCCGGGGGCCAGGGTGCTGATCAGGCTGGAGTATCGGCCGGACGGGATCGCACTGGAGGTCAGGGACTGGGGCGGGCAGGGTCCCGGTGGCGATCTCGCTGTCAGTGGCTCCGGCTACGGTCTGCTGGGGATGAGGGAGCGTGCCGAGCTGCTGGGCGGCACGCTGGAGGCCGGGCCGGGCGAGGAGGGGTTCGTGGTGAGTCTGCGGGTGCCCGCGTGA
- a CDS encoding CcdC protein domain-containing protein, producing the protein MSGPVNVLVIVAVIALVVVRQFSAQRISGDRRWWVLPGVLLVMAVREPGLVDPHHQALSVTVLAAELAVGLVTGAGWAWTSRIWRAEDGALWSRGTKATVLVWTGGLALRAALYGVAAMLGTDQGTPALLMALAVTLLVRGGTLALRADRISPSYGDAPEGVPFRPAGKDRV; encoded by the coding sequence ATGTCCGGGCCCGTCAATGTCCTGGTGATCGTCGCGGTCATCGCTCTCGTCGTGGTGCGTCAGTTCTCGGCGCAGCGGATCTCCGGCGACCGGCGCTGGTGGGTGCTGCCCGGCGTGCTGCTCGTCATGGCGGTGCGCGAGCCCGGACTCGTGGACCCGCACCACCAGGCCCTGTCCGTCACCGTCCTCGCCGCCGAGCTGGCCGTCGGGCTGGTCACCGGCGCGGGCTGGGCGTGGACGTCGAGGATCTGGCGCGCCGAGGACGGCGCGTTGTGGAGCAGGGGCACCAAGGCCACCGTCCTCGTCTGGACCGGGGGACTGGCGCTGCGGGCGGCTCTGTACGGGGTGGCCGCCATGCTCGGCACAGACCAGGGCACCCCCGCCCTGCTGATGGCTCTCGCGGTGACCCTGCTGGTCCGCGGTGGGACGCTGGCGCTGCGGGCCGACCGGATATCGCCGTCGTACGGTGATGCCCCCGAAGGCGTGCCGTTCCGGCCGGCAGGGAAGGACCGCGTGTGA
- a CDS encoding DNA topoisomerase IV subunit B has translation MTADTSVPSTALLTGADRDGSNYTARHLLVLEGLEAVRKRPGMYIGSTDSRGLMHCLWEIIDNSVDEALGGYCDHIEVILHDDNSVEVRDNGRGIPVDVEPKTGLSGVEVVMTKLHAGGKFGGGSYAASGGLHGVGASVVNALSARLDVEVDRNSATHSISFRRGVPGMFTEQGPDSPFDPANGLLKGKRVPKTRTGTRVRYWADRQIFLKDAKLNLDTLYQRARQTAFLVPGLTIVVRDERGLDGEGKTEETFRFDGGISEFCEYLAQDKAVCDVLRLTGQGTFKETVPVLDERGHMTATEVTRELVVDIALRWGTGYDTNLKSFVNIIATPKGGTHVSGFERSVTRTVNEVLRSAKMLRVAEDDIVKDDALEGLTAVVTVRLAEPQFEGQTKEVLGTSAANRIVANVVAKELKAFLTSTKRDAKAQARAVLEKAVAAARTRIAARQHKDAQRRKTALESSSLPAKLADCRSDDVERSELFIVEGDSALGTAKLARNSEFQALLPIRGKILNVQKASVSDMLKNAECGAIIQVIGAGSGRTFDIDAARYGKIVLLVDADVDGAHIRILLLTLFQRYMRPMVEAGRVFAAVPPLHRIELVQPKKGQDKYIYTYSDNELRQRLLELQRKNVRYKDSIQRYKGLGEMDADQLAETTMDPRHRTLRRINIGDLESSEKVFDLLMGNEVAPRKEFITSSAATLDRSRIDV, from the coding sequence GTGACCGCCGATACGTCCGTGCCGTCCACTGCGCTGCTGACCGGAGCAGACCGAGACGGTTCCAACTACACCGCGCGGCACCTGCTCGTACTCGAGGGGCTCGAAGCGGTTCGCAAGCGCCCCGGCATGTACATCGGGTCCACCGACAGCCGCGGCCTGATGCACTGCCTCTGGGAGATCATCGACAACTCCGTCGACGAGGCCCTCGGCGGCTACTGCGATCACATCGAGGTCATCCTCCACGACGACAACTCCGTCGAGGTCCGGGACAACGGCCGGGGCATCCCCGTCGACGTCGAGCCCAAGACGGGCCTGTCCGGCGTCGAGGTCGTCATGACCAAGCTGCACGCCGGAGGCAAGTTCGGCGGCGGCTCGTACGCCGCGTCCGGCGGACTGCACGGCGTGGGCGCCTCCGTCGTCAACGCCCTCTCCGCCCGGCTGGACGTCGAGGTCGACCGCAACAGCGCGACGCACTCGATCAGCTTCCGCCGCGGGGTTCCGGGCATGTTCACCGAGCAGGGACCGGACAGCCCGTTCGACCCGGCCAACGGACTGCTCAAGGGCAAGCGGGTCCCGAAGACGCGCACCGGCACGCGGGTGCGGTACTGGGCCGACCGGCAGATCTTCCTCAAGGACGCCAAGCTCAACCTGGACACGCTCTACCAGCGCGCCCGCCAGACGGCCTTCCTCGTCCCCGGTCTCACCATCGTCGTCCGGGACGAGCGGGGCCTGGACGGCGAGGGCAAGACGGAGGAGACGTTCCGCTTCGACGGCGGAATCAGCGAGTTCTGCGAGTACCTCGCGCAGGACAAGGCCGTCTGCGACGTCCTGCGGCTGACCGGCCAGGGCACGTTCAAGGAGACCGTGCCCGTCCTCGACGAGCGGGGGCACATGACCGCGACCGAGGTCACCCGCGAGCTCGTCGTCGACATCGCGCTGCGCTGGGGCACGGGGTACGACACCAACCTCAAGTCCTTCGTCAACATCATCGCCACCCCCAAGGGCGGCACCCATGTGTCCGGTTTCGAACGCTCCGTGACCAGGACGGTCAACGAAGTGCTCCGCTCCGCGAAGATGCTGCGCGTCGCCGAGGACGACATCGTCAAGGACGACGCCCTGGAGGGCCTCACCGCGGTCGTGACCGTACGGCTGGCGGAGCCGCAGTTCGAGGGCCAGACCAAGGAGGTGCTCGGCACCTCGGCGGCCAACAGGATCGTCGCCAACGTCGTGGCCAAGGAGCTCAAGGCGTTCCTGACGTCCACCAAGCGGGACGCGAAGGCGCAGGCCAGGGCCGTCCTGGAGAAGGCGGTCGCCGCCGCCCGCACCCGGATCGCCGCCCGTCAGCACAAGGACGCGCAGCGTCGCAAGACCGCACTGGAGTCCTCGTCGCTGCCGGCGAAGCTGGCCGACTGCCGCAGCGACGACGTGGAGCGCAGCGAGTTGTTCATCGTGGAGGGTGACTCCGCGCTGGGCACCGCCAAGCTCGCCCGCAACAGCGAGTTCCAGGCGCTGCTGCCGATCCGCGGCAAGATCCTCAACGTTCAGAAGGCCTCCGTCTCGGACATGCTGAAGAACGCCGAGTGCGGCGCGATCATCCAGGTCATAGGAGCGGGGTCCGGCCGGACCTTCGACATCGACGCCGCCCGCTACGGCAAGATCGTGCTGCTGGTCGACGCCGATGTGGACGGCGCCCACATCCGCATCCTGCTCCTGACGCTCTTCCAGCGGTACATGCGGCCCATGGTCGAGGCGGGGCGCGTCTTCGCCGCCGTGCCCCCGCTGCACCGGATCGAGCTGGTCCAGCCGAAGAAGGGCCAGGACAAGTACATCTACACCTACTCGGACAACGAGCTGCGCCAGCGCCTGCTGGAGCTCCAGCGCAAGAACGTCCGGTACAAGGACTCGATCCAGCGCTACAAGGGTCTGGGCGAGATGGACGCCGACCAGCTGGCGGAGACGACGATGGACCCGCGCCACCGCACGCTGCGGCGCATCAACATCGGCGACCTGGAATCGTCCGAGAAGGTCTTCGACCTGCTGATGGGCAACGAGGTGGCACCCCGCAAGGAGTTCATCACCAGCTCGGCGGCCACGCTGGACCGCTCGCGCATCGACGTCTGA
- a CDS encoding serine protease: protein MSRTVVRIMTGALALTAATAVIPLASPAPAVADSIVIGGQPAHVKDSPWVVALSSRDRFGGTRAGQFCGGALVGPKKVLTAAHCLSRESLGVDVGQVGDLKIISGRDELTGSGGKEIAVSGTWVNPGFDPTTNSGDVAVLTLSEALPAQDAIPLAEAGDSAYRSGTAATVYGWGDTTGNGDYASSLRSAKVSVLPDSSCEQAYPGGRNGTYDASAMLCAGEPEGGYDACQGDSGGPLVAQGRLVGLVSWGNGCAKAGYPGVYTRISAAIGWMENAG, encoded by the coding sequence ATGTCCCGTACCGTCGTCCGCATCATGACCGGGGCGCTCGCCCTCACTGCCGCAACGGCCGTGATACCGCTCGCGTCGCCTGCCCCGGCCGTCGCGGACAGCATCGTCATCGGGGGGCAGCCCGCTCACGTCAAGGACAGCCCGTGGGTGGTGGCGCTGTCCAGCCGTGACCGGTTCGGAGGTACCCGCGCCGGGCAGTTCTGCGGCGGTGCCCTGGTGGGGCCCAAGAAGGTGCTCACGGCCGCCCACTGCCTGAGCCGGGAGTCCCTCGGCGTCGATGTCGGCCAGGTGGGCGATCTGAAGATCATCTCCGGCCGGGACGAGCTGACCGGCTCGGGCGGCAAGGAGATCGCGGTGAGTGGCACATGGGTGAATCCCGGCTTCGACCCCACCACCAACAGCGGTGACGTCGCGGTGCTCACCCTGTCCGAGGCGCTGCCCGCGCAGGACGCGATCCCGCTGGCCGAGGCCGGTGACTCCGCGTACCGGTCCGGTACGGCAGCCACTGTCTACGGCTGGGGCGACACCACCGGCAACGGCGACTACGCGTCGTCGCTCCGGTCCGCGAAGGTGAGTGTCCTGCCCGACAGCTCCTGCGAGCAGGCCTACCCGGGCGGCAGGAACGGCACGTACGACGCCTCGGCGATGCTCTGCGCGGGCGAACCCGAGGGCGGGTACGACGCCTGCCAGGGGGACAGTGGAGGGCCTCTGGTGGCCCAGGGGCGGCTCGTCGGGCTGGTGTCCTGGGGCAACGGCTGTGCCAAGGCCGGATACCCGGGTGTCTACACGCGGATCTCCGCCGCCATCGGCTGGATGGAGAACGCCGGCTGA
- a CDS encoding RNA polymerase sigma factor → MSASTSRTLPPEIAESESVMALIERGKADGQIAGDDVRRAFEADQIPPTQWKNVLRSLNQILEEEGVTLMVSAAEPSKRARKSVAAKSPVKRTATKTVAAKTTVTRTVAATAAPSAETVDAVAEDAAAPAPAKKAAAKKTAAKKTAVKKTAAKKTASKKAGKQDDEILDGDDAAEEVKAGKGEEEEGEGENKGFVLSDDDEDDAPAQQVAVAGATADPVKDYLKQIGKVPLLNAEQEVELAKRIEAGLFAEDKLANSDKLAPKLKRELEIIAEDGRRAKNHLLEANLRLVVSLAKRYTGRGMLFLDLIQEGNLGLIRAVEKFDYTKGYKFSTYATWWIRQAITRAMADQARTIRIPVHMVEVINKLARVQRQMLQDLGREPTPEELAKELDMTPEKVIEVQKYGREPISLHTPLGEDGDSEFGDLIEDSEAVVPADAVSFTLLQEQLHSVLDTLSEREAGVVSMRFGLTDGQPKTLDEIGKVYGVTRERIRQIESKTMSKLRHPSRSQVLRDYLD, encoded by the coding sequence GTGTCGGCCAGCACATCCCGTACGCTCCCGCCGGAGATCGCCGAGTCCGAATCTGTGATGGCGCTCATCGAGCGGGGAAAGGCTGATGGGCAGATCGCCGGCGATGACGTGCGTCGGGCCTTCGAGGCTGACCAGATTCCGCCAACCCAGTGGAAGAACGTTCTGCGCAGCCTCAACCAGATCCTCGAGGAAGAGGGTGTGACGCTGATGGTCAGTGCCGCGGAGCCGTCGAAGCGCGCCCGCAAGAGCGTCGCAGCGAAGAGCCCGGTCAAGCGCACCGCCACCAAGACCGTCGCGGCCAAGACGACCGTGACGCGTACCGTCGCGGCCACCGCCGCCCCGTCGGCCGAGACCGTGGACGCGGTGGCCGAGGATGCCGCCGCGCCCGCCCCTGCGAAGAAGGCGGCAGCCAAGAAGACGGCTGCCAAGAAGACCGCCGTGAAGAAGACGGCGGCCAAGAAGACGGCGTCGAAGAAGGCCGGCAAGCAGGACGACGAGATCCTCGACGGCGACGACGCCGCCGAGGAGGTCAAGGCCGGCAAGGGTGAGGAAGAGGAGGGCGAGGGCGAGAACAAGGGCTTCGTCCTCTCCGACGACGACGAGGACGACGCGCCCGCGCAGCAGGTCGCCGTCGCCGGCGCCACGGCCGACCCGGTCAAGGACTACCTGAAGCAGATCGGCAAGGTCCCGCTCCTCAACGCGGAGCAGGAGGTCGAGCTCGCCAAGCGCATCGAGGCGGGTCTGTTCGCCGAGGACAAGCTGGCGAACTCCGACAAGCTCGCCCCCAAGCTCAAGCGCGAGCTGGAGATCATCGCCGAGGACGGGCGCCGCGCCAAGAACCACCTGCTGGAGGCCAACCTCCGTCTCGTGGTCTCGCTGGCCAAGCGCTACACCGGCCGCGGCATGCTCTTCCTGGACCTGATCCAGGAGGGCAACCTCGGTCTGATCCGCGCGGTCGAGAAGTTCGACTACACCAAGGGCTACAAGTTCTCCACGTACGCCACCTGGTGGATCCGTCAGGCGATCACCCGCGCCATGGCCGACCAGGCCCGCACCATCCGTATCCCGGTGCACATGGTCGAGGTCATCAACAAGCTCGCGCGTGTGCAGCGTCAGATGCTCCAGGACCTGGGCCGCGAGCCCACCCCGGAGGAGCTGGCCAAGGAACTCGACATGACCCCCGAGAAGGTCATCGAGGTCCAGAAGTACGGCCGCGAGCCGATCTCCCTCCACACCCCGCTGGGTGAGGACGGGGACAGCGAGTTCGGTGACCTGATCGAGGACTCCGAGGCGGTCGTCCCGGCCGACGCGGTCAGCTTCACGCTCCTGCAGGAGCAGCTGCACTCGGTTCTCGACACCCTGTCCGAGCGTGAGGCGGGCGTGGTCTCCATGCGCTTCGGCCTCACCGACGGACAGCCGAAGACGCTGGACGAGATCGGCAAGGTCTACGGCGTGACGCGTGAGCGCATCCGCCAGATCGAGTCCAAGACCATGTCGAAGCTGCGCCACCCGTCGCGTTCGCAGGTCCTGCGCGACTACCTCGACTAG
- a CDS encoding FadR/GntR family transcriptional regulator → MSTLAHTMMTAARSADSGLAGPGELDRYPYGETPAGERAAARSWDGPDAELGRVGRGRGSASRGRGLHGQLVQQLGQMIVSGDLGADRPLVPEEIGQRFEVSRTVVRESLRVLEAKGLVSARPNVGTRVRPVSDWNLLDPDIIEWRAFGPQRDDQRRELGDLRWTIEPLAARLAAGHGREDLQQRLGDMVEIMGHALGQGDVITCARADAEFHSLLIQAAGNRMLEHLSGIVSAALQVSGGPVTGCDRPNEASLGHHARIVDALATGDSAGAEAAMRQLLVVHHDVERVVPAPREH, encoded by the coding sequence GTGAGTACCCTTGCGCACACCATGATGACCGCCGCCCGCTCCGCCGATTCCGGCCTCGCCGGCCCGGGCGAACTAGACCGTTACCCGTATGGGGAGACACCGGCCGGCGAGCGTGCCGCCGCTCGTTCCTGGGACGGTCCCGACGCCGAGCTCGGCCGGGTGGGCCGGGGACGGGGGTCGGCCAGCCGTGGCCGTGGACTGCACGGCCAGCTTGTTCAGCAGCTGGGTCAGATGATCGTCTCCGGCGACCTGGGTGCGGACCGCCCCCTGGTGCCCGAGGAGATCGGCCAGCGATTCGAGGTCTCCCGAACCGTCGTGCGGGAGTCGCTGCGCGTACTCGAGGCCAAGGGGCTGGTCAGTGCCCGCCCCAATGTGGGGACCCGGGTCCGGCCGGTCAGTGACTGGAATCTGCTCGATCCCGACATCATCGAATGGCGTGCCTTCGGACCGCAGCGCGACGACCAGCGCCGCGAGCTGGGCGACCTCCGCTGGACGATCGAGCCGCTCGCCGCCCGTCTCGCCGCGGGCCACGGCCGCGAGGACCTTCAGCAGCGCCTCGGGGACATGGTCGAGATCATGGGGCACGCGCTCGGGCAGGGCGATGTGATCACCTGCGCCCGCGCCGACGCGGAATTCCACTCCCTGCTCATCCAGGCCGCGGGCAACCGCATGCTGGAGCACCTCTCGGGCATCGTCTCCGCCGCCCTGCAGGTCTCCGGAGGGCCGGTCACCGGGTGTGACCGCCCCAATGAGGCATCCCTGGGCCACCACGCACGCATCGTCGACGCCCTCGCGACGGGCGACTCCGCGGGAGCCGAGGCGGCCATGCGTCAACTGCTCGTGGTCCACCACGATGTGGAGCGAGTGGTTCCGGCGCCGCGCGAGCACTGA